Proteins encoded in a region of the Candidatus Ozemobacteraceae bacterium genome:
- a CDS encoding sigma-70 family RNA polymerase sigma factor encodes MVEETNDFTIPGTQDSPAKSKDIEAGENLERELIRRAAAGHRPSFDRLAAGYHQAVYRVAYRFFNDKEDACDATQEVFLKAWRSIGSFEGRSSFKTWLLRIAGNTCISLSQSRARQKKSFLESIIDWFSKRPEDDPADIVVEQEYQAELRQAIERNIAKLPEAYRMPVILRDLEGYSHDQIAEVLDIREGTVKSRINRGRRLLQEALEPLLRQRSRT; translated from the coding sequence ATGGTAGAAGAAACGAACGATTTCACGATTCCTGGAACCCAGGACTCCCCGGCGAAGTCTAAGGATATCGAGGCCGGGGAAAACCTGGAGCGAGAGCTCATCCGGCGGGCCGCCGCAGGACATCGCCCCTCGTTCGACCGGCTTGCGGCCGGATACCATCAGGCCGTCTACAGGGTTGCCTATCGGTTCTTCAACGACAAAGAAGACGCATGCGATGCGACGCAGGAGGTGTTTCTCAAGGCATGGCGGTCGATCGGTTCGTTCGAGGGGAGGTCGAGCTTCAAGACGTGGCTTCTGCGGATTGCCGGCAATACCTGCATCTCCCTTTCGCAGTCGCGGGCCAGGCAGAAGAAATCGTTTCTCGAGTCGATCATCGACTGGTTTTCGAAACGCCCCGAAGACGATCCGGCCGACATCGTCGTCGAACAGGAATACCAGGCAGAACTCCGCCAGGCGATCGAGCGGAACATCGCCAAACTCCCCGAGGCCTATCGAATGCCCGTCATCCTGCGCGACTTGGAAGGGTATTCGCATGACCAGATCGCCGAAGTCCTCGACATCAGAGAGGGAACCGTCAAGTCGCGCATTAATCGCGGCCGCAGGCTGTTACAGGAAGCCCTGGAGCCGCTTCTTCGGCAGAGGAGCAGAACATGA